GCCATCCTTATAGACCGTGACAGCTACCTTCTCGAACTTTCACGCTACATCCATCTCAACCCTGTGAAGGCCGGCATGGTAGAAAAACCCGAGGACTATGCCTTCAGCAGTTATGCATCCTATATCTTCTCTGATAAGGAAGATATCGTCTCACGAGACCTCATCTGGAATATGACCTCCATAGAAAATGCCCCTATCTTCTATAAAGCATTTGTAGAAGAAGCGATAAACACCGGAGAGAATCCTTTCAAAGATCTCTATGGTGGCATGATCCTTGGGAAGAAACAGTTCATTAAAGATACCCTCTCCATACTCAATAAAGACCTTCTTGGAAAAGACGATACATCTGCCCGGCGGTCTCTGAAAACGTCTCTATCCCTGGAGGAGATCGTAGAGACAATAGCCCGTACCTTGCATATTGCACCACAAGAGATTACGACCCGGAAAGGGGCATACAGAAATCTTGCCCTCTATCTTGCCAGGAAACATACAGGCTTTATGAACCGGGAGATCGGGCAGTTCTTTGGGAACATCAGTCATTCGGCAGTAGCGAAGGCATGTGAAAGATTTGAAGAGGTAATAGCATCGGACAGGACGCTATGTGAGAACCTGGACATGGTAAAGAAGGCAATTTCAAATGTCAAGGGCTGTTGATTTTTGTTCGTCGCGCCGTTCCTGCCGATTCCGGCAGGTCAGTGAGTGCTGGTCATGAGTGGGCTCGCGCTTGCGGGCGAGGTGATGTTCCTGGTGGGAGGCGCTATTTTTGGCGCAGTGGTCATTGCCCGCTTCAGAAGGCGAAAGGTCTGCACCGGTCCCGGTCTCGCCGGCAACATCATGATCGACTCGGCTGTATGCACCGGTTGCGGACTGTGTGCGAGCGTATGCGGCAGCAGCGCGATTACGGTTGTAGACAAGCGTTTGACTTTGAGCAAACCCGCCCTCTGCTGTTCCTGCGGGCACTGTGCGGCAATCTGTCCTGTGGGTGCCATTTCAGCCAGGGACGACATCAATCGTCGAGCGTTCACCGTGCGTAGACCCGATGACGGTCTCGGGCCGGTGGAGGTTCTGTTGCGCACGAAGCGCTCCGTGCGGGAGTTCAAGGACAAGGCGCTTGCGCGCGACGCCCTGGAACGCCTCGTCGAGTATGCCGAGAAGTCCCCCAGTTCGTCGAACAACCGGCATCGGAAGTATGTGGTTGTGACAGATACTCAGCAGATCAACGTAATGGAAGATGCGGTTCTCAAAGCCTACAAGACCACCCTGCTCCTCCTGAATCCGGTGGTTGTTGGTG
This genomic interval from Pseudomonadota bacterium contains the following:
- a CDS encoding transposase; translation: MARPLRIQYEHAFYHITGRGNERKKVFYTKTDYDRFKQYLQEAQIRFGFILHAYVLMGNHYHLIGETPRANLSVIMHSINGAYTTYFNKKRKRNGHLFQGRYKAILIDRDSYLLELSRYIHLNPVKAGMVEKPEDYAFSSYASYIFSDKEDIVSRDLIWNMTSIENAPIFYKAFVEEAINTGENPFKDLYGGMILGKKQFIKDTLSILNKDLLGKDDTSARRSLKTSLSLEEIVETIARTLHIAPQEITTRKGAYRNLALYLARKHTGFMNREIGQFFGNISHSAVAKACERFEEVIASDRTLCENLDMVKKAISNVKGC
- a CDS encoding nitroreductase family protein is translated as MSGLALAGEVMFLVGGAIFGAVVIARFRRRKVCTGPGLAGNIMIDSAVCTGCGLCASVCGSSAITVVDKRLTLSKPALCCSCGHCAAICPVGAISARDDINRRAFTVRRPDDGLGPVEVLLRTKRSVREFKDKALARDALERLVEYAEKSPSSSNNRHRKYVVVTDTQQINVMEDAVLKAYKTTLLLLNPVVVGAVKLVDVNLGNVLSTSREDLLAIREEAARGHKPIFRGAPCVICVAAPKDDIQAIDDCIIAQQYMMLYGETQGIGSCVIGYAQYAHRAIERIVDLPKGCRIYAVGIFGYSKYKYQNEIRYERVPEVIWS